One Gottschalkia purinilytica DNA segment encodes these proteins:
- the gdhA gene encoding NADP-specific glutamate dehydrogenase gives MNNYVQEVLEKVKGRNSYEPEFLQAVEEVIETLEPVIERHPEFVKSNLLERLCEPERAIMFKVPWTDDNGNVHVNRGYRVQFNGSIGPYKGGLRFHPSVNLSILKFLGFEQIFKNSLTGLPIGGGKGGADFDPRGKSDDEIRRFCESFMTELYRHIGPNVDVPAGDIGVGGKEIGYLYGHYRRLRGAFENGVLTGKGLSYGGSLIRPEATGYGVTYFCLEMLKHEGLSIEGRTVALSGFGNVAWGAAKKVSELGGKVVTLSGPDGYIYDPNGISGAKIDYMLEMRASGRDKVEDYANKFGVQFFPGEKPWGQKVDIAMPCATQNEITIEEAKKLVANGVKFLVEGANMPTTNEALKYLQDNGVLIGPAKAANAGGVATSALEMTQNSMRLAWTEQEVDEKLHQIMINIHNNAMNAAEEYGYGYNLVAGANIAGFAKVAKAMTEQGIY, from the coding sequence ATGAACAATTATGTACAAGAAGTACTAGAGAAGGTAAAAGGCAGAAACTCTTATGAGCCAGAGTTTTTACAAGCTGTAGAAGAAGTAATAGAAACATTGGAACCAGTTATTGAAAGACATCCAGAGTTTGTAAAATCAAATTTACTAGAAAGACTTTGTGAACCAGAAAGAGCTATAATGTTTAAAGTACCTTGGACTGATGATAACGGTAATGTTCATGTGAATCGTGGATATAGAGTTCAATTTAATGGATCTATCGGACCATATAAAGGAGGACTTAGATTTCACCCTTCAGTTAACCTAAGTATTTTAAAATTCTTAGGATTTGAGCAAATTTTCAAAAACTCTCTAACAGGACTTCCAATAGGTGGAGGTAAAGGTGGTGCAGATTTTGATCCTAGGGGAAAATCTGACGATGAAATAAGAAGATTTTGTGAAAGTTTCATGACAGAGTTATACAGACATATTGGACCAAATGTAGATGTTCCAGCTGGAGATATTGGAGTTGGAGGTAAAGAAATAGGATACTTATATGGACATTATAGAAGACTTAGAGGAGCATTTGAAAATGGAGTTCTTACAGGAAAAGGACTTTCATATGGCGGTAGTTTAATAAGACCAGAAGCTACAGGTTATGGAGTAACATATTTCTGTTTAGAAATGCTAAAGCATGAAGGATTATCAATAGAAGGAAGAACAGTGGCATTATCAGGATTTGGTAATGTTGCTTGGGGAGCGGCTAAGAAAGTTAGTGAATTAGGTGGAAAAGTTGTAACACTCTCAGGTCCTGATGGGTATATCTATGATCCAAACGGAATATCTGGTGCAAAAATTGATTATATGCTGGAAATGAGAGCTTCAGGTAGAGATAAAGTTGAAGATTATGCAAATAAATTTGGAGTACAATTCTTTCCAGGAGAAAAACCATGGGGACAAAAAGTTGACATAGCTATGCCATGTGCTACTCAAAATGAAATTACAATTGAAGAAGCTAAGAAATTAGTAGCAAATGGAGTAAAATTCTTAGTAGAAGGCGCTAATATGCCTACGACTAACGAAGCTCTTAAATACTTACAAGATAACGGAGTTTTAATTGGACCTGCTAAGGCAGCTAATGCTGGTGGAGTTGCTACTTCAGCTTTAGAGATGACACAAAATAGTATGAGATTAGCATGGACAGAACAAGAAGTAGATGAAAAGTTACATCAAATAATGATTAACATTCATAATAATGCTATGAACGCAGCAGAGGAATACGGATATGGATATAATTTAGTAGCTGGAGCTAATATAGCAGGTTTTGCTAAAGTAGCAAAAGCTATGACTGAGCAAGGAATATACTAA
- a CDS encoding Asp23/Gls24 family envelope stress response protein: MRIVALIGRSGTGKSYKSIMLAKELNIEYIIDDGLFIKGNKIITGKSAKGEESRIRAVKRALFSDKDHRLDVRMAIQEMNPESILVLGTSDKMVDKIVIALGLPSIESRIYVEQICTPEEIEIAQEYRKKQGKHVIPVPTFEVKKDFSGYFIDTLKIFRDKDTTQQQVYEKTVVRPTFSYLGKYTISDSVIRDLAKFVANNSDGIHKIYNIYTKNYKEGVVISLNVAIKYGNKITDFIKKVQEKIGQEVEQMTSINVLAVNVTIKRIVIN, translated from the coding sequence ATGAGAATAGTAGCTTTAATAGGAAGAAGTGGAACAGGTAAAAGCTATAAGTCTATAATGCTAGCAAAGGAACTTAATATAGAATATATAATTGATGATGGGCTGTTTATAAAGGGAAATAAAATAATAACTGGTAAGTCAGCAAAAGGAGAGGAATCTAGAATAAGGGCAGTGAAAAGAGCCTTATTTTCTGATAAAGACCATAGATTAGATGTTAGAATGGCAATACAAGAGATGAATCCAGAGTCTATACTTGTACTTGGAACTTCAGATAAAATGGTGGACAAGATAGTCATTGCTTTAGGACTTCCTTCTATAGAGTCAAGGATATATGTAGAACAGATATGTACACCAGAAGAAATAGAAATAGCTCAAGAATATAGGAAAAAACAAGGAAAACATGTTATTCCAGTACCTACTTTTGAAGTGAAAAAAGATTTTTCTGGATACTTTATAGATACATTAAAAATATTCAGGGATAAAGATACTACCCAGCAGCAGGTATATGAAAAGACGGTAGTAAGGCCTACATTTAGCTATTTAGGAAAATATACTATTTCAGATAGCGTTATAAGAGACTTAGCAAAGTTTGTAGCTAATAATTCTGATGGTATTCATAAGATATATAACATATATACTAAGAATTACAAAGAAGGGGTAGTTATAAGCTTAAATGTTGCAATAAAATACGGAAATAAAATAACAGATTTTATAAAAAAAGTTCAAGAAAAAATTGGACAAGAAGTAGAGCAAATGACATCTATAAACGTATTAGCTGTTAACGTAACTATTAAAAGGATTGTAATTAATTAA
- a CDS encoding methyl-accepting chemotaxis protein — protein sequence MKKVRLKIRSKIILVMIVFIIIPLIASGWGAYLTSIDIIDGEYEDLGKSIGNEVSNHINSYITEIESSLKLISHISKADRLVNNPEYEGEIIDNFNRFIKSYNVSNIYLGTTDGKFYHIPETETPEDFDCRERVWYKGAMKNKDISWSDPYIDVRTKETMIAVSVPVYDNTNNIIGVMGIDVPINRFSDTIKNIKIGEKGFAIIYDSKGKVMAHKDKANVGKTSNSKELLVAIKENKSLVDYEIRENGNMEKQYAVINNLEKLNWKVVSNIYASEVSQEARGILNSTLIIGLITIIVGAVVAYLFARSITNPINTLVKNMEKLEDGDFNVKCKVKNGDEIGKLSESFNNMVDKLSNLIIHVKKVSSEVTNSAQLLASTSEENSASASQISRAIEEIAKGATEQAQDTEKGVQIVSILSDKLVELSNNSETMMKSAENIMKTSELSAGLVKELETKTKESNESTNRIEGAILSLDKKINYIEEILQTIDSISDQTNLLALNASIEAARAGKYGKGFAVVAEEIRTLSYDSKKLSDEIKEVILDVEGESRNTIKAMNGVKEITKEQTESVFEVSKSFDIISNIIKEITKKIESIDNYVHSMSQDKEEIVFSMENISAVSEEAAAASEEVSASIEEQTSSIEEVAKSSSKLNDLANILNKEINVFKI from the coding sequence ATGAAAAAAGTCAGGTTGAAAATTAGGAGTAAGATTATATTAGTGATGATTGTATTCATAATAATTCCACTAATTGCATCTGGATGGGGGGCATATTTAACATCTATAGATATAATAGATGGAGAATATGAAGATTTAGGAAAATCTATAGGAAATGAAGTAAGTAATCATATAAACAGTTATATAACAGAAATAGAGAGTAGTTTAAAGCTAATCTCACATATATCTAAGGCTGATAGACTTGTAAATAATCCAGAGTATGAAGGAGAAATAATAGATAACTTCAATAGATTTATAAAAAGCTACAATGTATCCAATATATATCTAGGCACAACTGATGGAAAGTTTTATCATATACCAGAGACAGAAACACCTGAAGATTTTGATTGTAGAGAAAGAGTATGGTACAAAGGAGCTATGAAAAATAAAGACATATCATGGTCAGATCCTTATATAGACGTAAGAACTAAAGAAACTATGATAGCAGTATCTGTCCCAGTTTATGATAATACTAATAACATCATAGGAGTAATGGGAATAGATGTTCCTATAAATAGATTTTCAGATACAATAAAAAATATAAAAATAGGCGAGAAAGGATTTGCTATAATATATGATTCAAAAGGTAAGGTTATGGCACATAAAGATAAAGCAAATGTAGGAAAGACTTCAAATTCTAAAGAACTATTAGTAGCTATAAAAGAAAATAAATCACTTGTAGATTATGAAATTAGGGAAAATGGAAATATGGAGAAGCAGTATGCAGTTATAAACAATCTGGAAAAATTAAACTGGAAAGTGGTATCTAATATATATGCTAGTGAAGTAAGTCAAGAAGCAAGGGGGATTTTAAATAGTACCTTAATTATAGGATTAATTACGATAATAGTAGGAGCTGTAGTTGCCTATTTATTTGCTAGGTCGATTACAAATCCAATTAATACGTTGGTCAAAAATATGGAAAAATTGGAAGATGGAGACTTTAATGTGAAGTGTAAGGTTAAAAATGGAGATGAAATAGGAAAGCTTAGTGAAAGTTTCAATAATATGGTGGATAAACTAAGTAATCTTATTATACATGTAAAAAAAGTTTCAAGTGAAGTGACAAATTCGGCTCAGCTTCTTGCATCTACCTCTGAAGAAAACAGTGCGTCAGCATCTCAAATATCTAGAGCGATAGAAGAAATAGCTAAAGGAGCAACTGAACAAGCACAAGATACAGAAAAAGGAGTTCAAATTGTATCTATACTATCAGATAAGCTTGTAGAACTTAGTAATAATTCAGAGACAATGATGAAGTCAGCAGAAAATATAATGAAAACTAGTGAATTAAGTGCAGGTTTGGTAAAAGAACTAGAAACAAAGACTAAAGAAAGTAATGAAAGTACTAATAGAATAGAAGGAGCTATACTATCTTTAGATAAAAAGATAAACTATATAGAGGAAATATTGCAAACCATAGACTCAATCTCAGACCAAACAAATTTATTAGCACTGAATGCATCAATAGAAGCAGCGAGAGCGGGGAAATATGGTAAAGGATTTGCAGTAGTAGCAGAAGAAATAAGGACATTATCTTATGATTCTAAGAAGTTATCAGATGAAATAAAAGAAGTAATATTAGATGTTGAGGGTGAAAGTAGAAATACAATAAAAGCTATGAATGGGGTAAAAGAAATAACTAAGGAGCAAACAGAGTCTGTATTTGAAGTTAGCAAGTCTTTTGATATAATAAGTAATATTATAAAAGAAATTACAAAAAAAATTGAGAGTATAGATAACTATGTTCATTCTATGAGCCAAGATAAAGAAGAAATAGTGTTTTCTATGGAAAACATATCAGCAGTGTCAGAAGAAGCTGCCGCTGCTTCAGAAGAAGTATCGGCCTCAATTGAAGAACAGACTTCTAGTATAGAAGAAGTTGCTAAATCCTCAAGTAAGCTTAATGATCTTGCAAATATACTAAATAAAGAGATAAATGTATTTAAAATTTAG